GCATCTAGAGCATGTCTTTGACACAGTTGCTCAAACCCCACCTGAACGAAACATCCTTCACTTGAGAGTTACATGATCCTGGATAactcatttcttctcttttgatGGCACTGGTTCATGGGCATTAAAATGAGGCCTGATACAGGGTCACAGGGAGTCAAACAAAGAAACTACTAGTGACAGATGAAATGTAATTATTGCTGTCGATCCACTgcaatctgttttgtttttaagggaaAATGGAGTATGTGTACAAAAACTGGCCGAGGGAACAAAAGTAGAAGACAATGTTTACCAGGTTACCTGTAAGTACAACTATTTTATTCGTAAAAGCATCTCAGGGCTGGAATCTTGGCCCCTTCTTTCTGGAACTCCATATATCTGAATTCTAGGCCTCCAAAGAATTGAAAGTGTAACTTAAACACTGCCTGATAAGGGACAGCTGTGAGATGTCATTTATAGTTGACCCAGAGAATGTGAAGTCAGAGGGTTCAGTTGTAATGCAAAGTATAAAAATACGTATTGCCTTCCCTGCAATCCCGGCAGAATGATGGCACAGCTGGAGAGATGTAGGGCCTCAACCaggtggaatgtaaattaattgttCCACCTGCCATAGCCAGCATATCCTCCCAAGTGAAACTGTCATATTACCACACTGACTTGGTAGGGGCAGCCACACATTTGTGAAGAGATGCCCATAGATGCAGCGTCAGAGGAAAGGCCGTCATTACTATGAAGTGTTCCCTCGGCTGCCTGGTGTGGCAGGCCCTCAAACAGTTATGCAATATTTTGAAGGGCATGTCGAATTTGATCTTCAAGAGAAATCAATTCATTGCTTGAGTGAAGGagatacaaataattttaaacttgGAACTGGTTTTATGCCATTTAAGAACATGTACCGTTGTTTAAAGAAACCTTGGCTTCACTAGAACACAGGGCTGGAAACCATTTTAGTAAGGGCATGATGTGAAGTGAGGCGACCGTGGGGAAAGGCCTCCCTACCGTCCTCACTGCCATCGTCCATGGTAACACCACGGCACGGCTGCAGGGACACAGGGATCCATAGACAATCTTGTTGCCAATGGTGCTTTTACGCCATGATGAAGCGAAAACCAATGAATTAAGTCAGGCAGATATTTATTGACTTAcctatttatgtatatttacatatcgCTTTAAGGATGTGAGTGGGTATATGTATAGCTATGTATTCCTCTACCACAGATTCCGgtgaaaatgtatataaaattctCTATAAGGATGAAAATGCTATGATCGCAGAGATAAATAACAAGGATGCGGAAGGCGTGGAAACGAACATAATTGTATTGTATGGTATGATTCTCTCCTACTATATACCACTGACCCTGTCGTACATGTCTCCACTGTCCCTTTTCTAAATCACAAAATCAGTGTGTGCTCACATGGATCCTTTATTCCGTATGCAAGGCCCAGGTCCTTCTGTCCACGGAGGGGTGTGGTCGGCAGAGGAAAGTGGTAAGAAGGACGTAGGGGAGGGGCGGCAATGTATCGGATCATCGATGACATGTGAAGcccatttattaaaattaaaaatgttttaaacttaaCTTTTATTAGGAACAGTTATTGACAGAGCAACTTATTTCAAGTCATGGTTCTATTCAGTTGACCCCAATTCCTTCAAATCTTAgagaatttaagaaatatattctaTTGCCAGGACAGGAAAGCATTTAAAATTCACCTTCACGATTAATCTTCCCATCACTGTTCTTATGAACACTGACAATTACACTGGGGCGTGCACGGGTGGGCTGCAGTCTGGGATACAGGGTCTCTATTTGGACGAGGTTGGGTAGATCTGAGGTCTAGTAAGATGGAGATTCGAGCTCCCAGTTTACTTGGGTCCAGACCAAGGCATGAATGTCAGACATGGGGTCTaggaaggaggcagagatggggcAGATCACAGGGATTCTAGATGGACTGGCCCCAGATTCACAGTGCTCCTCATGTGTCCGTGGAGTGAGTGGCAGAGCTCGCAGAGGGCACGGGTACTGAGCTGTGTGGGTTTCCCTGTCTTACCCACCAGAGGCAGGCAGTGGGCACGGTGATGTGTTCAATGTCCACCCTGGTTACTGTTCGATCACAGTCTGTGAAGACCGGGTTTCTACATTCATTTTCCCCATTTCTGGCTTCAGAAATTCTCCACATCTCTAACTGACAGATTTCTGCATTATGCATGCTGAATTTCAGGCAAAGAAAGTGATATTAGTGAGAAAGCCGTGGCAAAGTTCAGGAAGATAACGGCAGACCTGGGAATTCCAAAAGATAATATCGTCAATATCATCAGTTCTGGTAAACGGACTcttattttttcctgaatataTCAAATATCCGTTATGGCCATCGACCACTGGGAAACAAATTAACTCATTTTCAAATTCCTCTCCCACCATGTATCACCTATAAAgtcccttttaaaaatacagatattgTCAGAAAGAATGCGAAATGGAGTGATGCCTTTTTATCTCATATACTTTTGTTTTCTCTCCAGACGACTGTCCTGCAATTTAATGAAAACAGGATGCACAACCTCTCAGTGGTGTAAGTAAACATGACCTGTTACTAGTCTGCTATGCCAAGTAACTCAGTCAGCCCAGGTGCAGACTGCATGGAGGGCCATGTTCTTAAAAGCAAGTTTCTGGTCCTACTTCCTAATGTCACTAGAGAACATGTTCCTACTGGGTGAGCTCCTGAGATTGGTCCTGTGCCTGATGAAACTGCACCTGCATGAACAGGTTAGTAATGAGCAGGTTTGGTGAGAAAGCACGGCCAGGCCGGGACTATGCAAAAGACGGTCGTCAGAGATTGGCAGGACCTGGTGGGGACGCATGGAGACATGCTTAGTTTCCCAGTGCGTCCTGCCGGATGGTTGTTCACATGTATCCCTACCCATACTTGGATAAGTGAACCCAACAGTGTCTCAGCAGCCATGCTGACTTCCCGTCATGGGGAGAAACACGTGGGAGGGTTCCAGCCACACCGTCACACCTGTACCTTCCACGGCTTTTCCCTAAGAACACCATTTCCCCAGAAGTTGTTTCAAAGAGTCTGAAGTAACATAGCCTCAAGAAAGGATACTGATCTGGGCTAAGATGTGCCTTATCTAGGTTGGAGCAGAGGGCTTGGGGAGAGCCATcaagaaaaacagcaaagaaaaatgtCAGCTCCCAGGATGAATGGAGTATCTTGATGACACACAGTTTGGAATTCGTGCAGGGGGCGTGATTCAGTCACACACTCTGAACTCATTTTTAAGAGGGCCATTGCCATGTCCATGCTTTCTGATATCAGGAGAATTCTGGCATGGATCCCAGTCATGAAAGGCACCGACTCGTGTGCATATCTGGGAAAGTTCGCATGGATCCTCTCCTACCACGGACGTGGGGAGCAATGTGTTCCCACTGGATTAACTGGAGGGCCTGCAGCCCCGCTTCCTGAGGCTCCCCCCTTACTGTGTCATGCAGTCAATGCACACGAACCCCGTCTCCTGTTTTATTCCCCCTTAGTAATGCCCCTGAGAACCGGTACAACGTCTCCCCCATGGAATCAggaccagaagatgaagagaacaTCCCTTGCGTCTGCACTACGTCACCTCTCTCTGCCCATAAGCGAGCCCCGTTTCCCATGTCATCTCTGTCACAACCACTCCTGTCCTGCTTGGTGCAGTTGGATTTCTGAAAGCTTAAATAAACTGATTTAAGATAGCAACTGCATACGTGTCTGTCTGGAAAATCATTTAATTTAGAAAACATGCTTAAATATCCACGGAAAATACATGGACACGTCCTAAAGAGTCAAGGGCAGAGGGAGTAGAGGGTCTGCCATCATGGAAAGAGGAGAGGGTCATGGACACTTTTACTGTATTGGGAGGAGGCAGTTTGCCCAAGAAAGAAGTCCCTGGGGAACATCGTGTGCATCACAGGGAATGGAACACCTGGGCAAATCCATGACATTAACCCCAAATGCATATGTATCATCATCGAGGGGACACGTGGGTATAATACTGACACACAATTATATACTGAAATTACAGAAACATTTCAAGAATTAAAGAAAGATTCCCTGCATGTGTTCAGCTGACTCCTCTGTCCCACAAATGTGCATCTCTGTTCCACAaatgtgtgtgcctgtgcacCCTATTTGCAAGGAAAAGGGGTTGTAACCACAAACCATACAGAAGTGAAGAGAAGGGTGAGGGAACACCACAGATAACATTAGGCCAACCAACTTGTATGAAAGGGGCTCAAACATGATAGTTGTGTTACCCAAACTGACACAcgatgaaatagaaaatgtgtACAGTCCTTtcctattaaataaattgaatccaCCTGCCAGAACTCTGCAAAAAGATGTTGCAGGTCCACAAGATTTCATTAGAGAATCCTTCCAAACAGCACAGAAGAAAGAGCATTTAATGTAGACACAGTTTTTACATGAGATGCTGTGGGAGACGAGACTGTCCAGCTTACTTTGTGAGGTCAGGAAACTAAAGGCCCCCAGtgacaaggacatcttcaggtcCACAGTCGTATGAGTTCATATTAAACGTGATCCTGTCCCAACTTGCTCCAGGCCAGCATTAGGTACTCTTGACAGATTGTATAAACTCTTCATTATATGTCTGTACAtatattttgatatgtttttattgaagtattgttgatatacaatattgtttgTGTATATTACATATAGTTTCAGTTGATATACCatagtgtgcatatatatatatatagtttatatacaatattatatttgtacatattatatatattttcaaatatatgacaTATGGATTCAGCAGGAAGATACATTATTGTATCCTAACTTCAagtgcagttactacctgtcaacataggaagctgttacagaatcattggctgtattctccacaCTGCCctatcatccctgtgaccaacttatattatgattgagaatttttgtgcccttttaccccctcacccttcccaccctgcCCTAAGGTTACCTGCCCTAACCTTCccccgtggtaaccaccagtcacatctcagtgtctatgagtctgctgctgttttgttcattgtgttttgctttgtttttagattccagacataagtgaaatcatatggtatttatctttctccactagGCTTAtatcactgaccataataccctctagttccatccatgttgttgcaagtggcaagatttctttcttttttttacagctgaataatattccactgtgtatatgtttcacatctttacccattcatctattgatggacacttaggttgcttccatatcttggctattttaaataatgtggtgataaacatatgggtgaatatatctttttgagtcagatattttgttttcttcaggtacatTCCCAGAACTGGCATTAGTGGGTCATATAGGATTTCCATTTTTCGTCTCTTGAGAAAGATCCAAATtggtttccacagtggttgcaccaaccgatattcccaccagcagtgaaggagggttcccctttctccacatcctcgccaacacgttatttcttgtcctttataTAGTGGTTATTCTGACTGCTGTGGGGTgatattttgatttgcatttccctgatgtttactgatgtggagcatcttttcatgtgcttggtggtcttctgtgtttcttcattggagaaagctctgtctagatcttctgcccatttttaatcaagtTGTTTTTTCGTAGTTGATTTCtttgagttcttaatatattttggaggaTAAGCCCCTTTTTAGATGCATcatttcatttatgaatgtattcttccACATTGTAggtttcctttctgttttgttgatggtttcctatGCTGTtaagaaatttttagtttgatgtattcaacttgtttatttttcttttgtttctcttgcccaaagagatgtgttcagaataAAGTTACTCATGCTTACGTTCAAGtgattttgcccatgttttcttctaggacttttacagtttcatgtcttatatttagctCTAATTCATTTCAAGCTTACTTTTGTATGTGCACTTAGacagtaatgcagtttcattctcttgcatgtagctgtccagttctcccaacaccagttattgaagaggctgtcttttccccattgtatattcttgcctctttagtcatatactaattgaccccAAATGTGTGGGTTCATTTCTGAgccttctattctgttccatttatctatgggtcCATTAttatgctagtaccatactgttcttattactgtagctttgtagtagagcctgaagtcagggagtgcAATCCTCCACCTATCatgttttctcaggattgctttggctatgcacagattttgtgattccatataaattttgggattatttgctctagttcattgaaaaatgtcattactattttgatagggattacatggAAACTGTAAGTTTCTTTGgttaggatggtcattttgacaatattaaatcatCCTATAAAagaacatgggatagatttccatttgtgttttcttcaatttctttcatcagtgtgttGGTTTttagaatacaggtctttcacttcctctgcttacctttattcctaggtattttattccttttggttcaactgtaaatggagttgttttcctgatttctatttctggtggtttgttgtatgtgtgtatatttcaaAAAACACAAACATACTACATACTGGAGGTAGTCTTTGTGCTACACACATATGACATACATAAAATATGCAGAGTATCACATTTTGGTTCTTATTTTTGTATTAATGCTTTCAGGGAATATTCATATACTGATTCAGAGTGATATAATTCAATACttttaatttcatgtaatttctATTTCGAATGTACCAAAGCTTGCAGAGTATTAAATTTAGTTTTAACTATTTCAACATTACAAACAACAAACCTGTTTAAAATTTCCATAAATGGAAATACCGTATCAAAGTGAACACATTTATAATTTTGACCAATACAAACAAATGGACCTTTCTGAAAAGCTTGTATTTTTTACTTCCGAGCATGCTCTGCCCACAAATCCACATTGACCGTGTTCTTCCGACTTTCTCCAGAGCTTGCATGCAGACCTTTCCTGGGGTGACCAATTTCCTATTCCTTCTGAAATAGGACCCCCAGACACTCCATGTGCCTACCTGGCTGCACTTTCACCCTACAACTTAGAAACAGGTCATATTTTGGCAATTTTTGGTTATCTTGTGTGCTTTCTATCTCCTTCCCCTGAAAAAAGGAACAGTGACTGAGCCTGTCTGGTTTGTGCTGACTTTGGAGACCCTGTCTGCTGTGGGTGCatcacatacacagaatcagaattcATGGAGCCCACACAAAACACGAGGTACTAGGAATCCCGCAGAAGACCCTTCCTTATAATTCATGCTTGGATTAAAGTTTATACCAATtggacaatattttttaattttgaaaataataataaaaattgtttttctgcAGAGAACTGGGTCTTGCTGATGTTGAGTGCAGACAGCTTGAGAAGGCCTGGTATGAAACTCGGTGTTGTTGATTATGGTTAACAAACTGCACAAACTGATGTTTACCAATCACTCAGGTGGTTGGGAGTAGATGGAAAAAGCAAATCCTACTTAACAGAGAATAAACATTTTACTAAAGGACTATGTCCAGACACTCGTGGATTAAAATAAGGCTGCAGGAAATAAAAGACCCTCATTTCTTAAAACAAACACACATGTGGGATGTGaaacaaagaacaaacaaaaaccaacggAAAAATGCCAAGACActttcagaaaagcaaaagtaatcAGTGGACAGAGACAAGGTGACATTGCTTTCTGGAAGCTTCCCTTCCATGTCTCCTATTTGTATGACACTATATCCTATCCTGTTCATACACATTTGGAAGCCTAAATGTATCCAGAATTTTCCAGAAGGACTGGGGAGGTCACGGACCATGTCACATGTGGTTTTGGTCCCTTTCCGTCCACATGGATGGGCCTGAGGGATTCTCAAGGGCGACCATGGGCTCGCAAACAGCTCCAAGGAGGAGCAGATCTTCATGAGGAAATCTGAGGTAAGGCGCAAATGTTCCTCTCCTGCTTGTGTTCAGGGTTTTTCTACCCTTTGCCTGGGCTCTTTGCTACTTGAGAGTAGATCCAAAGGACATGGCCCTGCCTGGGACAACGGCAGCCCTCCCCTGGGTCACACTAGACAGGCGCCTTTGcagaacatggtgaaatgcaCACCCTGGGTAACTTTTTAATAGAGAATATGTATCTACTCTTGCTCTGCGTCTAGGAGAGGACTCCATAACAACACTTTGCAtgcttttcttccttattttcacATTCCTATTCTTTACTGCACCCACTACAGCCATTTCCTGTTTCCTTCATGTATCTCACATATGACCACCAACATTCTGACGTCCTTGTGCACACACCTGGACCTGTGCACCCCGCCTCCTCCAGCCCTGCTTCattgtgcacctgagaagaacgCCTGCCCCTTGCACTGAAGAGGTACTCCCGTGGGTGTCACTGAATGCCCCTTGGGCACGGCTCTTAGTCCAGGTTCTCAGCAGGGACTTTGGAGTCTCCTCCCACCCAGAAATGTCCACACTACGCAACACTGACTTTAATTTACCCAGGAAACAACAACGACCCCCAAccccaggacacacacagactcattcgTTTACCAGTTTCAGCCACTAGGGatgcaatgaaaaggaaaaataaagcctaTGACGTTGTGAAATGTACTCTTTAGTGAGTGGACACTGTGTATAAGTAAAatacagagggaaggaagaggagttAGGGTGTGTTGGGAGGTTTCCCACACTGCAGGGAGAGGCAAGCTTCTGAGTGACAATAAGTTGTGCGGCTGgagcaggggaagggaggggtgcTGGAACCGAGGGTGGGTTACGGAAATTACTGCCCGGCACGGGGGTTTGATTCTGTGCGAGAGGAATGTTACCACATATCATCCAAGATTTCTCAGCCAGAGCATGCCTGGCAGATCTGCTAAGGACCCCTAAGAACTGTCTGCTGGGTCAAAAGATGTCCATGACTCTGTAGGAGGTTCTCTATCCCCTACCATTTTTCACTCACATTTTcatgaataataatgaaaagagtTGGGACCTGAATGTCAtgtttctttaggaaaaaaagtaAGAGGATTCAGAGGCTGGTAAGAGCAAACTGTTGTCATCATCACTTAACACAACTACTGTTTACTTTCCTCTTGGTTGGCCGATAGAATGATCTTCCTCCCCTGGATGGTACCAGGACACACTCTAAGGGAACAAAAGTGGATCAGACTCCAGGAGGCCCAGCTGGGAATGTGTGCGGTACTGAGGAAGACCTGGTTGCTGTGATAATGGGTGAAACCCCACGTCGGTGCATGAGACCCCTGCTCGAAGTTACCCAAATCGGGGAGCTGACCAGAAAGtggatgaggacactgagacacAAAACCTTCTCTCCTAGACACTGCATGAGAGATTCCCTAGGGCAGTACACGGAGATGTATGTGAATGACAGCAAGGAAAGCATTCTGGGACCAAGAGGTGGAGAGCCAGTTAGAAAAGACCATAATATTAAACAAAGGACTTTGATGTGTTCTGAGAATGAAGGCAAATGGACAGTCAGGGTGCAGGCTGAGGAGTCCTGAGGCCAAGCCATCCTCAGAAGTTCAACCCACAACAAACGGAAAGGTTCTGGGGTTCAGATGTGCCCTGAAGGAGATGGGACTGAATTTTCAGTCAGATGACTTGGAAATCATAAGGATAccattgtttcttcttttctgtagTAGAAGCACAATACATAGTGAGGGTATTTATCTGATAAATTGATAGGCATGAAAATAAACATATGTGAAaatatgaggggaaaaaaatatgttctttGGCAATTTCAATGTCCTTGACATTAATACATACACAGAGATAGaaagaaattttattctttccttgcCAAGTTCTAGAAATGAGGGGAAACTCCTTATATGGTCTCTcctgtaaatgaataaataagaaagatttttttctatgcagcttaagtcttattttattttatttctaaatgaaggCATGTGACCTTCCTATCCTCTCTAATTAATAGTGCCCAAAACATGAGTAATGGTagggaggaacaaaacagaacaaatccTATTCCTGGAGAAGGTACAGAAATTTATAAACAATGGATCTTTGATAAATGCATGATGGAGATTCACTGGAAAATAGGATATTTAATAAAACTTCATGGAAAATTGGATTCCACAGGCAAAAAAAGAAGAGCTCCACCTTCAAACCATATTCGCCCCATATGTGGAAATGACTCAAAGTAATACAGAggcttatttgtgaaatctaacaCTAGCAAATCTTGGGATAACAGGAAAAAACTCATGTCAGGTTAGGCAACTGTTTCTTAAAGCATAGTCACTGTGTGAAAACAATACATTAGTGACCTGACCTTTAACAGAGTGAAAATATTTGCATCTTTGAGGGATTCTATTAAGACAGCGAACAGAGATGCTACAATCTGGGAGAAATTTTTGGAAACTTCAACCTGCAAAAGGACTCATCCAATACTGGACACATGATTTGGAGAACCCttaccaaagaaaatacacagatggCCGATGAACACATTAAAAGGTGCTGCACCACtttattcattgaacaaatgtaaattaaaactacaacccGATACCACCACATACTTATCACAATGTCTAGAATGTAAAAGACTAAGGGGTATTAGTGATGATCTGGAGCTACCAAACTGTCCTCCACTGTTTGTGTAAAACTGTAGAGGCACTTTGATCAACAACAGCACAGCTGGGCACCCACGCAAGAGTAAACTGCACAGTCTGTGCAAAGACATGTCCATGGATATGCATTCGTCATTATTTACATGGAGAAAAAGTCCACCTATCCACAGAATGGCACTCCTTAGTTACTGGGAATGTGCAATACAAGCCACAGTATAGCTACTATCAAAATAAATTATGCTGAGAAAAAAGGAGCCGGAAAGCACACACACAGTGTCCTTGAATCACCTCTCCTGTATTATGATCCATCTCCTTTGCTAAAGGTCAAATATCCATACCAACATAAGCTTCTTTTAAAACAGTaccattattaaaataaaacaatgtccTAAAAGCACACCACTGCCAAACAGGACATTATAAGAATGCATGAGAAGCAAGGACGCAAGACTGGCAATGATTGGCTCATTGTGGGGCGTGCCCACAGTCCAGTCCTATAAAAAGGGGCACAGACTGAGATGCTTGCCAACACCCGGCGATCTCCCAGCTTCTGCAGAAGGACGTCAAGCACAATCAAGATGCGGGCTCTGCTGCTCACCCTCGTGCTTGGTCTGGTTTGCGCAGATCAGGAACCCACGTCTGGGGACGGTCACCCACCGGTACCAGGGGTCGGGCTCTCGGGGAGTCTTGCTTGTGTGCGCCACTGTGCTTGCCTCTGGCTAGTTTATACGACCGGTTTAGGCTTTTACACACTTTGGTCTACGAGGATAAAGCAATCCTGTCTTTCagctatttatatttttccattctatttgtatgcagttgaaaaataaaataggccAAAATGATAGGTATGAGCTGGCACGGAATTCTTATCTCTTTCAAGAAGGTCCCAATTCCATGTGTTATTTGAGCAAATAATAGTATTTCCATTTCCTATCATTCTACCAGCGAGAGAGTGGAGTCGTGCTTGGCTCCGTAAAATcagatttttatttcctctgaggTAAAGTGGAAGCAATGATTACGATGGGTGCGAGTCACACAAAAAAAGAGACTGACTAACATTTCTTTGGGAACTTTGTGTTTTAGATCGCAGGAGTCTGGTACACCCTTCTCACAGCGTCCGATGACTCTACAATGATTGGTGAAAATGGTCCATTGAGGGGATACATACGTTTGATTGACTGCGAGGATAACTGTGACAcagtcagaattcatttttatagcAAGTAAGTAAAATTTGCCTAAACGTGAGCCACAAAAAATGTGGACTTGTGCCATGCAGTCCAGTCAGGCATTTACAGTGAAATGTCTACACTATGTTCAAGAATTTGAGTCTCTGGACTTGATCCACCACCGGAGTCGGGAGACAGTTTGGGTTCATCACATATAGGGGTGGCGCACAGGGGCATCGGGAGGGCTGAGATGAGGGGCTGTGCTCTACACCCTCCTGTGGAAAGGACAGCCCCCCAACAACAAGAATTATCCAGGCTAACATGTCAGCAACGGCTGACGTTGGCAAGCCTGTGCCGGAGTAAAGCACCAGTGGTGTGGAGAGTCTCCAAGATTATTCGATTTACAGCATTTCCTGTTCTTAGCAATCAAAATGCACTGTCCCTCTGGCAGGGCCTCAAGCGTTAACAAAAGCATAGGGAATAAAAAACATTGTCTTTAATTTTAAGGATGAATGAGGAATGCCAAAAGCAAGCAGCGGTGGGAATTAGAGCTGAAAATGATTTTTACAACACGGACTGTGAGTACATGATCTCTGCCCCCAAGGGTATCTTCTCAAACCATGCAATGTGTCTAAATTCCTGGTCTTTGCTCTATGCAAAATATCCAGATCTGGAACCCAGACAATGTCTACTACTCTTTACAAATGCAAACTTGGGAAAGGCATTTCCTTTTCCAAGCATTTATCGTCATTCAAAGTCAGGATAAGGGCCAGGTCTGGAATGTTGCTATGGACGATGCCTTAGAACACGTCCCAGAGCATTGACCTCATCTGTCCTCAGGACGTGGATGTGTTTAAACCTACTTAAAATTATAGCAATTCTATAATA
This DNA window, taken from Manis pentadactyla isolate mManPen7 chromosome X, mManPen7.hap1, whole genome shotgun sequence, encodes the following:
- the LOC118935970 gene encoding odorant-binding protein-like; protein product: MKMQILLLTLVLGLVCADQVPVLENDVLISIQLNTLQIASSNKGKITNEGPFQAYARQVELNPQNGKIFFTFYVKENGVCVQKLAEGTKVEDNVYQVTYSGENVYKILYKDENAMIAEINNKDAEGVETNIIVLYGKESDISEKAVAKFRKITADLGIPKDNIVNIISSDDCPAI